The nucleotide window GTCGCACTACACGGCGTTCCATCACCATCATGCTGTCGCGCCCATCTACCATAGTGTCGCGTGCCGCCATCTCGCGGCGCATACGCAGCAGATCGGCGTCGCGTGTCATCATGCGGTTGTCGCGATCCTCGCGATCGCGCATGTCACGCTCCCGTTCGGCACGTGCATCGCGCTCGTCGCGACTCGGCATCGACTTCCGCGACCGTCCCAAATCAAACCCGAGACCAACCGTGTACATCAGGTTGTTCGTAAGCTGATCGGTGCTGTTCAAGCTATCCAGATCCTGCGGACCGCGCACGTAGTCACGCACTGCGACATTGAGTCGGAAGTTGTCCGTCAGACGAAACGCCACGCCGGCACCGGCGATCAGCGCGGTTTCCACGTTGCGCGCACGGCCGAGCGTATCGCGATAGTCCTCGCCGAAGTCGAGACGACCGGCGCCGAGTACGATGAACGGTGACGGGCCACGCGAGCGCGTGAAGTTGAACTGCGCTTCACCGCCGTAGCTCTGCATCGGCTGCTTGTCGCGCAGGTTGCCCGAGCGTCCTTGCCAGTAGAAGGCACGGAGCCCCACGAACTGCCCCACGTCGATACCCGTCCGAACACCTACTAAGGCCTGACGCGGCAACGACTTGTCATCGAAGTCGAGACGACCGGCGAAGGCCTCGAGCGGCACAGAGCCGATCGACCAGCGCTCCGTCCGTTCATCATCGTCGGCCTGCTCGTCGAGCGCGCCGCCGATGGCGATGCCCAGGCCCGCGCTGGCGGTCCAGTTGCTGCGCGTCACCCGACGTTCGGCCAGCGAGTTGCCACCGGTGGTGTTGGTGAACAGCGTGCCCGGCGCTAAACGAAAGCGGGAATCCTCCAGCATCACCATCGCGCGGATGTTCGGTGTGGCGTCGTACTGAATACCACCGCCGTAGCGATAGTTGATCTGATCCTGACGCTCGAGGCTATCGGCTTCGAAGCGCATGACACCAGCGCCGGCCGACAAGAACGGCGCGAGGCGGCCCGTGCTCAATCGAATCGCGAGATTGCCACCGAAGTTGCTGACATCCGTCGTGGTGCGACGCGGTCCACGCTGCACGACACCGCTCGACAGCAGACTGTCGCGTGTCACACCAAGACCGTTGGCGCGATGATAGTAACCACTCAGCGACAGCAGCGAACCAAAATCCGCGCCGAACCGCCCTCCATAGAACGGCGCGTCCTCGATACCGAGGCTCTTGTCCCACCATGTGTATTCGGCCGACGGCGCGAGCGTGAAGCGCACGCCTTGCGCGGACGCGTCGGGCGTCGCGGCAACGCTGGTAACGAGCGCGACGGCAGCGGACGCGCCAACGACGAAGCGATGTGTGACACGAGCTGTATTCTGCAGCACATTGTGCATGCGATGTCCTCTCTTGAAGTGAATGATCGAGAGAGAGGGCAATGCATGAAACGCGCCTCACAATTGTGACGGCGCGTCTTTTCTTACTTGCGGAGTCCCGTCACGATTTGATCGGGATAATCGCCGAACAATCCATCCACACCGAGTCGCACCAACTCGCGTACTTCGGCGAGCGGATCGCCACCGTAGCGCTTGGCAAGGAACAGCGGCTCAGGTCGCAGCGTCCACGCGTGCACGCGCAGGCCGGCGTCGTGCGCATCGGCAATGAGTGAGGTCGGCACGGCGGAGGAATCGTCACCGACAATCTGTCGCGTGTTCGCGCCCACGCCATACGCATAGGTGGCGATATCACGAAGGGCCGTCGGCGTCACCTGCGGTGCCGACGACACAAGCTGAATGAGACGAATCCGCGTCTGAGTGGCGAGCACGCGGAGATTTCCACTTTCGAAGCTCTGGATAAACACCGGCGCGTCGGCACGATCGAGTCCGCGCGCACGCAGGGCACGCAGCATCGGTTCCTCGATCGGCAGTCCAACGCCACGAAAGTACGTGGGATGCTTCGTTTCCGGATACACGCCGACGGCGCGACCGCGACGCCGTCCCAGCGAGTCAGCCAACGACAGGACGTCATCGAACGTCGGTATGAGAAACTGTCCGTCGTGCGCATGGGAGCGGAACGAAAGCCGCTCCTTCGCGCGAAGGGTACGCAGTTCAGCGAGGGTGAAGTCCTCGGTGAACCACCCGTTGATCGTATCGCCATCGATCACCTTTCGCGTGCGGCGCGAGGAGAACTTCGTGGCCACGTCGGTGGTGCCGCCGATCTCGTTCTCATGCCGCGCGATCAGTACGCCGTCCTTCGTGCTCACCAGATCGGGCTCGATGAAGTCGGCGCCCATCTGCACCGCCAGTGCGTACCCCTCGAGCGTATGCTCCGGGCGGTGTCCGCTCGCCCCCCGATGGGCGATCACGAGGGGAGCCGCGAGTGATGTCCCGATCGGGGCTGGCCGCGGCCCCGCGCCTGACGCACAGGCGAGAAGCATCAGGGGCGCCACCAGACGGAAAATGGACCGAAATCGTTTAGGCATGCGGCGAGGTTAACGCGCCGACGGGGGCAGACGATAGCCAATCCGGCGTCCCGTGATCAAGTTGAGACACTGTTCGCCACCCTGAGCCACGTGCTCCTCTCGAGGCCGAGACTGCCCCCATGGTTCGCACCGCCCCTGACACGCTACTGACGGCAATCCGCTCGAAGGATCGCGATACGATCACGGCGCTGTTGACCGACGATCCCTCGCTGGTCATGGCACGCGCCGCCGGCGGCGAATCCCTCGTCCTGCACGCCTGCTACATGGGCGCCTCCGAGCTGGCCGACTTGCTGCACAGCGGTCGGCCCATCGACGCCTGCGAAGCCGCCGCCCTCGGCAACGTCGTCGCCCTGCGGACCTGCCTCGAGAATGACGATGACTCCCGCGTGCGCCGTAGCAGCGATGGCTGGACCCCACTGCATCTGGCGGCCTTCTTCGGGCGCGACGACGCGGTGACCTTGCTGATCGATCATGGGGCGCCGCTCGACGCGCACTCGACCAATGCGCTGCGCAATTCGCCACTGCACGCCGCGCTGGCCGGCCACACGCTGCCCGTCTTGGTGCGTCGGCTGGTCTTCGCCGGGGCCGATGTGACCGCGCGGGACTCACACGGCAACACCCCACTGCATCTGGCGGCCTCGCGCGGCTACGAGCCGCTGTGCGAGCTGCTCATCGCGCGCGGGGCCGATGCGCACGCCACGTCCGACGACAAGTCCACGCCCGCGATGCTGGCCATGGCGCGGGGGTTCCCGGAGCTCGGCGCCAAACTGGCCGCCGTGTCCGACGACGACGTGGAATCGAACGGATCGCCGCGCAACGTGTGACGAAGACTGGAAAACGTCGTCCCTGAGTCGTGTGCCCGATGGCACAATTCGGCTGTTCGTACGACGTCGTGCGCCAGCCAACTCAGGGATTTTTCGTCCGGATGTGTGTATGAGCGAGGCTGCTGCCTTGTCGGGAAAGGCGCGTCCCTGTACGCGCTGCGAGTTGTTGCCGCTTGCCGACCTCACGGCGGGCGACCTGCATTGCTGGTTCCCGGCCGACCACGTCGCGGGAAAGGTGCGTGCGGCGCTCCGCGGCCTTGCCATCGACGGCCGCCCGTCGGTGGGCAATGGCACGGCGTTTCACGTCTGCCCATCACAGAGCGAGGCGGTGGCCGAAGCCTTGGCCGACGCGCTCTCGGCCGTGGAGCAGGACGATACACGCGCGCTGTTCTGCCTGCCGGGCGAGGCACCGACGGCGAATGACATCGCGCGGGTGGAGCCACTCTCGCGCGCCATCATCCGCGCACGCAGCGGCTGGCTGATGGCGGTGATGCGCGAACGTCGCCTGACGTCGCACTTCCAGCCCATCGTATACGCCGATCACCCCGACCAGATCTATGGGTACGAAGCGCTCCTTCGTGGCGTCAATCCGGATGGCAGCTTCATCTCGCCCGGCACGCTGTTTGAGACGGCCCGCGGCGCCGGACTGCTCTTTCAGCTCGACCTTTCCGCGCGCCGATCGGCCATTGCCAACGCCCACGTGCATCGGCTCGCGCACGCCCTGTTCGTCAACTTTGCACCAACGGCGATCTACGATCCGAAGGCGTGTCTCCGCAGCACCGTGGCGGCCATTGACGAGGCCGGGATCGAACGCAACCAGGTCGTGTTCGAGATCGTGGAGACGGAGCGCACGCACGATCCGAAGCACCTGCGAAATATTCTGGACTACTACCGCGGTGCCGGCTTCCGGATTGCACTCGACGATGTCGGCGCTGGCTATTCATCACTGAATCTCATTCATCTGCTCCGCCCCGACGTCATCAAGCTCGACATGGAGCTCGTGCGCGACGTCGACCGCGATCCGTACAAGGCCCGTATCGCCGCCAACCTGCTCGATGTCGCCAACGCCCTCGGTATCGATGCGCTGGCGGAAGGCATCGAGACCGAGGGCGAGTTGGAATGGGTGCAGCAGCACGGCGCGAAGTACGTGCAGGGCTATCTCATCGCGCGTCCAGCGCCGACACCAGTGACCGCGATTGCGTCGCGGCCACTGGTGCACGTCGCGGCCTGATTACGGCTCGCGACGTTCGCCGTCGTCGAGCCCGAAGAATCCACCACCGCCTTCGCCGCCGCTCACACGCTCGATGCGCAGCAGCTTGGAGTACGACGCGCCACCCACGATGATGGTGATCTTGTAGTCGCCCGTGCCCGCCAGCGTATTCTGCCCGCCGCGTCCACCGCGACCACCACCGCCGCCGCCCGGGAAGATGCCGATCGCGGCGAAGTCATCACCCAACGCATCGCGCAGCGGACCGAACACCGCCTGCAATCCGGCCGGACCAGCCGGCGCTTCCGCCGCGCCTTCCCCACCGGCCGCTCCACGGCCACCTGCCGCCGCCGCAAAACTCGGCAGCGCCCGCGTTTCGCCGGGACGATCCTGGAAAACGCCAGCACCGGCGCCGCCACGACCGCCGCCACCGCCGCCGCCACCGAAGCCGCCGCCCAACATGGCGGCCATCTGCGGCGGCTGCTGGCCGGTCTGCACCGTGGTGCGGATCATGGCCAGCATCGGGGCCGGCACGGCACCCGCCTTCTCCAGCGAATCGAGTGCGCGCAGTACGCGGCGCTGCGTGTTCACGCTGTCACGCACCTGCGCCGGCGAGAGCGCGATCCGCGCCGGCGCCGGGCGCTGCGAGCGCATATCCCACACCACGTTGTGCAAACCAGCCTGACCGGGACCGGTGAGTGAGCGAATCGTGTCGCCGCTCGCGTCCTGCACGATCATGCGTACCTGTCCACCGGCGTTCTCCGACAGTCGGTACCAGATCGAGGCGCCGTACGTCGGGCTCGGGCCTTGAAACACGCCCTGTCCTACATTGCCGCCGTTGATCGTCTGCTCGCCCCACTGGAACGCCGTGCGCGGCGCAAACAACGTGGCCTTGGCCGCCATGACGGCCGGCGTCATCTGCTGCAGCGGCGTGATGTCGGCAATCCAGATTGAGCGTCCGTGCGTGCCGGCAATGATCTCACCATCGCGCGGATGAATAAGCAGATCGTGCACCGGCGTGGTGCCCAAGCCGCTCATGAAGCGTTGCCACGACTGGCCGCGATCGATCGACACATACGCGCCGACATCGGTGCCCACGAACAGCAGATCCTGATTCTTCGTGTCTTCGCGGATCACGTGTACGAAATCGGTCTGACCCTTGGGCAGGTTGTTCACGATCGACGTGAACGAGCGGCCGAAGTTGGTGGTCATGAACACGTACGGCGTGTAATCGTCGTTGCGATGATTATCGAACGTCACGTAGAACGTGGCGCTGTCGAAATGCGACGGCTCGATGCGCGACACATAGCTGCCCGCCGGCACGCCCGTGAAGTGCTTCGTCACTTCTTCCCACTGCGCGCCATCATTGCGCGTGACCCATACGCGTCCGTCGTCGGTGCCGGCGTACAGCAGCCCCGGACGAATCGACGACTCGTTCAGCGACACCACCGTGCCGAACGTCTCGGCGCCGGTCACATCGGGGGTAATGCCACCGGTGGTCTTGAGCGCGACGAACAGCTTGGCCGAGTCGGCGTACGAGAGTTCGCCGGAGATGGGGAACATCTCGTCGCCGTACTTCACGCTCTTGAGCACGCGGTTGGCGCCGAAGTACAGCGTGGCCGGATTGTGCTTCGAGATGATGTACGGCGTGTTCCAGTTCCAGCGCAGGGCGTACGCCACCGAGTCGGCGCGCTGACGTGTGCGATAGGCCGCCATCTGCTTCTTCTGGGCCGCCGTGGCCGGCTTCGTGGTATCCGGCCACACGGCGTAGATAGAGTCGTTCCACTGCAGGTAGCCACCGTCGCGCCACGTGGGCTTGCGCAGTGCGTTGCGTTCCCCGGTCGCGAAGTTCAGGCGACCCATGTTGCCGCCCTGCGACGTGGAATACATGATGTCGGTGTTGGTCTGATCCTGCTGCGTCACGAACCCGTCGCCACCACCCACGTTGTGCCACATGGCGTTGGTGACCGGGCCCTGCTTGCGACGGCTCGGACCGCACCACGATCCGTTGTCCTGCAGTCCGCCGCACACGCGATACGGCACGCCCATGTCAGCCGAGATGTTGTAGAACTGGCCGAGCGCGATGGAGTTGGGGAAGAACCAGTTGCCGCCGCGATCGTTTGACACGCCGACGCCACCGTCATTGCCGGTGATGATGCGCTGCGGATCGTTGGGGTCGATCCACATGGCATGATGGTCCACGTGAATACCTTCGGTGGTGTTACCGGCCGTCTTGCCGCCGTCGCTCGAGTACTTCACCGGCGTGGACGACCAGTACACGCGGTTCGGATCCTTCGGGTCGACGCGCACCTGCGAGTAGTAGAACGGACGCGTGTTCTCGGGGCTCATGTACGCCCACGTCTTGCCGGCGTCTTCCGAGCGATAGAGGCCACTGGGCCGCTTCTGCGGGGCGACCTTGGCGTCCTTCTTGAGATTGGGCGCCGTGTCGGCTTCGACCATGGTGTACATCACGTCGGGATTCGAGCGGGCGATGGCGATCTCGATGCGTCCCTTGGTGGTGGCGGGGAAGCCGCCGCCCTTCACTTCGGCAAACGTTTCGCCACCGTCGGTGCTCTTCCAAAGGGCCGAACCGGTGCCGCCCGACTTCAGGAAGTACGGTCCACGCACACGCTCGTAGCTCGACGCCCAGAGGGTATTCGGATTGCGCGGGTCCAGCTGCACATCCACGAAGCCGGTCTTGTCGTCGATGAACTTCACCAGGCGCCAGTTCTTGCCGCCGTCGGTGGTCTTGTAGAGACCGCGTTCCTTGTTCGGTCCCCACGGATGGCCGAGGGCGGCTACCCACACGGTATTCGGATCGGTGGGGTGCACCTGAATGCGACCGATGGCACGCGTGTCGGCGAGGCCGAGGAAGGTCCACGACTTGCCGCCGTCGACCGACTTGTAGATGCCGCCACCGGGCGAGATGGAATTCCGCGAATTCGCTTCGCCGGTGCCCCAGTAGATCACGTTGGTGTCGGACGGCGCAATCGCGAGATCACCACCCGACGACACGCGGGCCGTGTCCATGACGGCCTTGAAGGTGGTGCCGTTGTTGGTGGTCTTCCAAAGTCCGCCACCAGCGGTGGACACGTAGAACGTTTTCGAGGGCGACGCGATGCCTTCGATATCGACGATACGCCCCATCATGTTGGCGGGGCCGATGTTGCGCCACCGCAGGGCGTTGACGACGGCATCGCTGGCGGAAGCCTTGGGCGGCAACGCCGTCTGGGCGGCGAGCGGACTGGCCATCAGACCGGACAAACCGGCACCGAGGGCAAGGACGCGAATATTTCGCATGTGCGAGTTGAGCATAGGTGGACCGACATCGCCCGAGGGAACGTGGGCGGGACCAACTATGGGCTACGCCGTGGCGACCCGCAATGTTGTCGCGACGGGGGCTGCGTGGAATGGGTCGGTTGGCGGCCGCGGATTCGCGTGGTGGCGGGCCGGTAACAGCGGAAAGAGCAATACCGCGAATTTTCGCGGGCATAGCACGGATCTGCTCCGTGGGTGCGACCAAGGTCGCTGTTGTTAGGAAAGTTTGGCATTTTTTGATTGAACAACCAAGCAACGATGCTTTGGCTCGATGCGATGGCCCGTGGCACGCCGATCGGCTTTTCCGTGTTGGTTCTGTAAAATCGGTGGTATCCATGTTCCGGCTGTTGCAATCTTGCGGATTCACCGCCGGTCGTGCCGTAGACAGATTGCGAACAGCCCTACCGCGAATGTTCACGGGCATAACACGGATCTGCTCCGGGTGTGCGACTGGACTTGACCCGATTTGACGGACACATGGTTCACGCTGCTCGCGCCATTTGACGGAGCTGGTGTTCGTACTGCTGCGGACTCACAAAGCCTAACGAAACTGTAGGAAAAGTCCCGAAACATGCCAATGTGGAAACGGAACTTGATAGCACGCAACGGGTTGGTCCTGCGTCGAATGTGGCGTCGGCTCGCCTCGCTGTCGAGCGTGCGGTACAACAAACGGCTGGATCGCTTCACGCTGCGCGGCCGCACGAAAGTGAACGGTCAGTGGCTGCTCTTTTGCCTGGTGCACAACATCGAAAAGCTCACTCACGCGGGGTATGCCGCGTAAATCACGGGGCGGGAGGGCCGCGTGCGGTCGCGCATGACGCGCGTATCGCGCGTACCGCTCCGCGACACCAGTTATCAATGCCGAATCGAATGACCGAGCACTGTTTTCGCGCGACTTGGGGCCTTTACGGTCAGTACGTTGAGGCTTTTTCTACAGCCTCAACGCCGAGTGCTGCCGCTCCCTATTGTACCAGTGCTCGATGACGTCCGTCAGGGCCACCTTGGCGTCGTGATGCGAATGCAGCACGGTGTGCGCGAGGAGTTCGTGTTCGAGCGTCGCAAAGAACTTTCGGCAACGGCGTTGTCCCGGCAGTCCCCCTTGCGGCTCATGCTCTGGCGCACCTGCTGCTGCGCGAGGGCGGTGAGGTACTCCGCGCTCGCGTGCTGCCCGGACTTAAACGTGTGTTGCAGCAGTCCCGCCGACGGCGGCCGACGCGCGACGGCCTGCTGCAGGGCACGTAGCGGCAGCGCCGTGGCCATCGACGCGCTGGTCGCCCAGCCGATCACCAACCACGACGCGAGATCGATCAGCACCGCGAGATAGAGCCAGCCACTGCGCGTCGGGATGTAGGTCATATCGCCCACCCACGCACGATTCGACACGGGATGATCCGTGATCGCGAACCGCCTCGCCAACAGATTCTGGGCAATAGGATCCGCGTGCCGTGAGTCCGTGGTGCACACGAAG belongs to Gemmatimonas sp. and includes:
- a CDS encoding outer membrane beta-barrel protein; the protein is MHNVLQNTARVTHRFVVGASAAVALVTSVAATPDASAQGVRFTLAPSAEYTWWDKSLGIEDAPFYGGRFGADFGSLLSLSGYYHRANGLGVTRDSLLSSGVVQRGPRRTTTDVSNFGGNLAIRLSTGRLAPFLSAGAGVMRFEADSLERQDQINYRYGGGIQYDATPNIRAMVMLEDSRFRLAPGTLFTNTTGGNSLAERRVTRSNWTASAGLGIAIGGALDEQADDDERTERWSIGSVPLEAFAGRLDFDDKSLPRQALVGVRTGIDVGQFVGLRAFYWQGRSGNLRDKQPMQSYGGEAQFNFTRSRGPSPFIVLGAGRLDFGEDYRDTLGRARNVETALIAGAGVAFRLTDNFRLNVAVRDYVRGPQDLDSLNSTDQLTNNLMYTVGLGFDLGRSRKSMPSRDERDARAERERDMRDREDRDNRMMTRDADLLRMRREMAARDTMVDGRDSMMVMERRVVRRNAQPPVQPARPTMITLPAPTVGELYIRYGDSTQRTMRITPADAQRMSDSTTARNSNDAMIRELRGQIERLEARLRTPDAAGKETVKDEEVRALRARLDALETQLRMTPAPVASTPNVVVVPSSTTTTNVPMTSPMSSPMMSDDASAMRIQQVSPYVAGFDQLVIGAQLDMGPVFGIPALRLVPDFALGLGNDVSLSLAVGAQYDFGALRLSTPGMFRPYLRAGLGFLAASGERDSEFGVNAAYGLTYQRPTPVGTAVDRRRPQYFVEHQGINFFSTNRFLVGMRFLTK
- a CDS encoding glycerophosphodiester phosphodiesterase — translated: MPKRFRSIFRLVAPLMLLACASGAGPRPAPIGTSLAAPLVIAHRGASGHRPEHTLEGYALAVQMGADFIEPDLVSTKDGVLIARHENEIGGTTDVATKFSSRRTRKVIDGDTINGWFTEDFTLAELRTLRAKERLSFRSHAHDGQFLIPTFDDVLSLADSLGRRRGRAVGVYPETKHPTYFRGVGLPIEEPMLRALRARGLDRADAPVFIQSFESGNLRVLATQTRIRLIQLVSSAPQVTPTALRDIATYAYGVGANTRQIVGDDSSAVPTSLIADAHDAGLRVHAWTLRPEPLFLAKRYGGDPLAEVRELVRLGVDGLFGDYPDQIVTGLRK
- a CDS encoding ankyrin repeat domain-containing protein encodes the protein MVRTAPDTLLTAIRSKDRDTITALLTDDPSLVMARAAGGESLVLHACYMGASELADLLHSGRPIDACEAAALGNVVALRTCLENDDDSRVRRSSDGWTPLHLAAFFGRDDAVTLLIDHGAPLDAHSTNALRNSPLHAALAGHTLPVLVRRLVFAGADVTARDSHGNTPLHLAASRGYEPLCELLIARGADAHATSDDKSTPAMLAMARGFPELGAKLAAVSDDDVESNGSPRNV
- a CDS encoding EAL domain-containing protein, producing the protein MSEAAALSGKARPCTRCELLPLADLTAGDLHCWFPADHVAGKVRAALRGLAIDGRPSVGNGTAFHVCPSQSEAVAEALADALSAVEQDDTRALFCLPGEAPTANDIARVEPLSRAIIRARSGWLMAVMRERRLTSHFQPIVYADHPDQIYGYEALLRGVNPDGSFISPGTLFETARGAGLLFQLDLSARRSAIANAHVHRLAHALFVNFAPTAIYDPKACLRSTVAAIDEAGIERNQVVFEIVETERTHDPKHLRNILDYYRGAGFRIALDDVGAGYSSLNLIHLLRPDVIKLDMELVRDVDRDPYKARIAANLLDVANALGIDALAEGIETEGELEWVQQHGAKYVQGYLIARPAPTPVTAIASRPLVHVAA
- a CDS encoding IS3 family transposase, with the protein product MSRYGAPRILRAVRAQDVHVGKHRIARVMRTEGLRARVPQAFVCTTDSRHADPIAQNLLARRFAITDHPVSNRAWVGDMTYIPTRSGWLYLAVLIDLASWLVIGWATSASMATALPLRALQQAVARRPPSAGLLQHTFKSGQHASAEYLTALAQQQVRQSMSRKGDCRDNAVAESSLRRSNTNSSRTPCCIRITTPRWP